The following are from one region of the Alicyclobacillus fastidiosus genome:
- the sufB gene encoding Fe-S cluster assembly protein SufB, producing the protein MAKQLPEMEEYQYGFHDKDVSIVKFEKGLTRKTVEEISMMKNEPGWMTDFRLRSLDIFLEKGMPNWGGDLSELDFDDITYYVKPSERQGKTWDEVPEEIKNTFDRLGIPEAEQKFLAGVSAQYESEVVYHSMREDLEKMGVVFCDTDTALREHPEIFKEYFGTVIPPEDNKFAALNSAVWSGGSFIYVPKGVRCEVPLQAYFRINSENMGQFERTLIIADDDSFVHYVEGCTAPVYSTNSLHSAVVEIIVKDRARCRYTTIQNWAPNIYNLVTKRAVAQRDATMEWVDGNIGSKLTMKYPSVYMQGEGAKAMVLSIAVAGKGQHQDAGAKVVHNAPNTTSTIVSKSISKHGGKTTYRGLASFAPNAVGAKANIKCDTLILDDNSTSDTVPYNEIMNDDVTLEHEASVSKVSEEQLFYLMSRGISEEEATRMIVMGFIEPFTRELPMEYAVEMNRLIKFEMEGSIG; encoded by the coding sequence GTGGCAAAGCAACTGCCGGAAATGGAAGAGTATCAGTATGGTTTTCACGACAAAGACGTCTCTATCGTCAAGTTCGAAAAGGGACTGACGCGCAAAACCGTCGAAGAGATCTCAATGATGAAAAACGAACCAGGGTGGATGACGGATTTCCGTCTGCGCTCTTTGGATATCTTTTTGGAAAAGGGTATGCCGAACTGGGGCGGCGACCTCAGTGAGTTGGATTTTGACGACATCACCTACTACGTAAAGCCGTCTGAACGACAGGGCAAGACGTGGGATGAGGTGCCGGAAGAGATCAAGAACACGTTTGATCGCCTCGGCATTCCCGAAGCTGAGCAAAAGTTCTTGGCTGGTGTATCGGCGCAGTATGAGTCGGAAGTGGTTTACCACTCCATGCGTGAAGACCTTGAGAAGATGGGGGTCGTCTTCTGCGATACCGACACGGCACTCCGCGAACATCCGGAGATCTTTAAGGAGTACTTCGGTACGGTCATTCCACCGGAGGACAACAAGTTCGCTGCGCTCAACAGCGCGGTTTGGAGCGGCGGCAGCTTTATCTACGTACCGAAGGGCGTGCGTTGCGAAGTTCCGCTGCAGGCGTACTTCCGCATCAATTCGGAGAACATGGGCCAATTTGAGCGCACGCTGATCATTGCCGACGACGACAGTTTCGTTCACTACGTCGAGGGCTGTACAGCACCGGTTTACAGCACGAACTCGCTGCACAGCGCCGTCGTCGAAATCATCGTCAAGGACCGCGCGCGTTGCCGCTATACGACGATTCAGAACTGGGCACCGAATATTTACAACCTCGTCACCAAGCGGGCCGTAGCGCAGCGCGACGCGACGATGGAGTGGGTCGACGGAAACATCGGATCGAAATTGACGATGAAGTATCCATCTGTCTATATGCAGGGTGAAGGCGCGAAGGCCATGGTTCTGTCGATTGCCGTCGCCGGCAAAGGACAGCACCAGGACGCTGGCGCAAAGGTTGTTCACAACGCGCCAAACACGACTTCGACGATCGTCTCCAAGTCCATCAGTAAGCACGGTGGAAAAACGACCTATCGCGGCTTGGCGAGCTTTGCGCCGAACGCTGTTGGAGCGAAGGCGAATATCAAGTGCGACACGCTGATTTTGGATGACAACTCGACATCGGATACGGTTCCGTATAACGAGATCATGAATGACGACGTGACGCTCGAGCACGAAGCGTCCGTGTCGAAAGTCAGTGAGGAGCAACTGTTCTACCTCATGAGTCGCGGGATTTCAGAGGAAGAGGCCACGCGGATGATCGTCATGGGCTTTATCGAGCCGTTCACCCGTGAGCTTCCGATGGAGTACGCAGTCGAGATGAATCGCCTGATCAAGTTCGAGATGGAAGGTTCAATCGGTTAA
- a CDS encoding SUF system NifU family Fe-S cluster assembly protein, with protein sequence MQLDDLYRQVIMDHYQKPRNQGTLSEDAISVDLRNPSCGDEIFLQLMVEDGIVKDVRFRGSGCSISMSSASMMTEAIKGKPVDDALKLSQSFREMMLGHDVDLDELGELEALHGVAKFPARIKCATLAWQALERATAATGDKN encoded by the coding sequence ATGCAATTGGATGATCTATATCGCCAAGTGATCATGGACCACTATCAGAAGCCGCGCAATCAGGGAACACTATCCGAAGACGCCATTTCGGTCGACCTTCGGAACCCGAGTTGCGGCGACGAGATCTTTTTGCAGTTGATGGTGGAGGACGGTATCGTCAAGGACGTTCGTTTTCGAGGGAGCGGTTGCTCCATCTCGATGTCGTCCGCGTCCATGATGACAGAGGCCATCAAAGGAAAGCCGGTAGACGACGCGTTGAAGCTTTCGCAGTCGTTCCGCGAGATGATGCTGGGCCACGATGTCGATCTCGACGAGCTCGGGGAACTCGAGGCCCTGCACGGTGTGGCAAAGTTCCCTGCACGCATCAAATGTGCGACGCTGGCATGGCAGGCGCTGGAGCGTGCTACCGCAGCCACTGGGGATAAGAACTGA